One genomic window of Candidatus Pseudobacter hemicellulosilyticus includes the following:
- the eda gene encoding bifunctional 4-hydroxy-2-oxoglutarate aldolase/2-dehydro-3-deoxy-phosphogluconate aldolase, whose translation MSKPATIIAQIREQGILPLYFHPDSQKCQSILQALYAAGIRAVEFTNRGPEALENFKALRKLTDRSLPGLQLGIGTIKNRKDAKAYIKAGADYIISPGLVEEVAEAAQKEDMFWVPGCMTPTEIMKAEALGAQLVKLFPGNLLGPGFMSAIRELFPDLLFMPTGGVEAERSNLEGWFKAGVCAVGMGSKLITKAVLEQGQYEALTQATQEALQLVKEVRTK comes from the coding sequence ATGAGTAAGCCAGCCACCATCATAGCACAGATCCGGGAGCAGGGTATCTTACCCCTGTACTTTCATCCGGACAGCCAGAAATGCCAGTCGATCCTCCAGGCGCTTTACGCCGCCGGTATCCGCGCGGTAGAGTTCACCAACCGGGGCCCGGAAGCCCTGGAGAATTTCAAAGCCCTGCGCAAGCTGACCGATAGATCCTTACCCGGTCTGCAACTGGGTATTGGCACCATCAAGAACCGCAAAGACGCCAAAGCCTATATCAAGGCCGGCGCCGATTATATCATCAGCCCGGGGCTGGTGGAAGAAGTGGCCGAAGCGGCCCAGAAAGAGGACATGTTCTGGGTGCCGGGCTGTATGACGCCCACAGAGATCATGAAAGCGGAAGCCCTGGGCGCTCAGCTGGTGAAACTGTTTCCCGGCAACCTGCTGGGACCTGGATTCATGAGTGCTATCCGCGAGCTGTTCCCCGATCTGCTGTTCATGCCCACTGGTGGGGTAGAAGCGGAGCGCAGCAACCTGGAAGGCTGGTTCAAAGCCGGTGTCTGTGCTGTAGGCATGGGCAGCAAGCTGATCACCAAAGCCGTCCTGGAACAGGGACAATATGAAGCACTGACCCAGGCTACGCAGGAAGCGCTGCAGCTGGTAAAGGAAGTCCGTACAAAATAA
- a CDS encoding sugar kinase: MQQKKICCFGELLLRLSPALDREWIHAASMPVFIGGAELNVATALARWKLPATYCTALPDNYLSKEITAEISQKKIDTDTIHFSGNRIGLYYLPQGADLKHAGVIYDRAHSSFGELRAGMIDWDRVLDGVSWFHFSAISPALNPHVVDVCREGAAAASAKGITVSVDLNYRAKLWQYGKAPADVMPALVEYCDVVMGNIWAADQLLGIPADPAIHTDASQEKYLDHARKTSAAILQQFPKVKTVANTFRFDQGEGGILYYAALYNAGQLYQSPQLVANRIVDKVGSGDCFMAGLIYGLYQQYGLQSVIELAARAAFGKLMEKGDATNQDIETIKASLTTHE, translated from the coding sequence ATGCAACAAAAAAAGATATGCTGCTTTGGCGAACTGCTGCTGCGCCTCTCGCCGGCCCTGGACAGGGAATGGATCCATGCTGCTTCCATGCCGGTGTTCATTGGGGGAGCTGAGCTGAATGTTGCCACTGCACTGGCCAGGTGGAAACTGCCGGCCACGTACTGTACCGCTTTGCCGGACAATTACCTGTCGAAGGAGATCACGGCCGAGATCAGCCAGAAAAAGATCGATACGGATACTATTCATTTTTCCGGTAACCGTATCGGGTTGTATTACCTGCCGCAGGGGGCCGACCTGAAACATGCCGGCGTCATCTACGACCGGGCCCATTCCTCCTTTGGAGAGCTGCGGGCCGGGATGATAGACTGGGATCGGGTACTGGACGGCGTTAGCTGGTTCCATTTCAGCGCCATCAGTCCAGCCCTTAATCCCCATGTGGTGGATGTTTGTCGCGAAGGGGCTGCCGCCGCATCCGCCAAAGGCATTACTGTATCGGTAGACCTGAACTATCGCGCCAAGCTCTGGCAGTATGGAAAAGCGCCTGCTGACGTGATGCCTGCACTGGTGGAATACTGTGATGTGGTGATGGGCAATATCTGGGCCGCTGATCAGCTGCTGGGTATTCCCGCGGATCCTGCGATCCATACCGATGCCAGCCAGGAAAAATACCTGGACCATGCCCGGAAAACATCGGCCGCCATCCTGCAACAGTTTCCCAAAGTAAAAACGGTAGCCAATACCTTCCGGTTTGACCAGGGAGAAGGTGGCATCTTATATTACGCCGCCCTGTACAATGCGGGGCAGCTGTACCAGTCGCCCCAGCTGGTGGCCAACAGGATCGTGGACAAAGTAGGCAGCGGCGATTGTTTTATGGCCGGCCTGATCTACGGTCTTTACCAGCAGTACGGGCTGCAGTCGGTCATAGAACTGGCTGCCCGTGCGGCCTTCGGCAAGCTCATGGAAAAGGGCGATGCCACTAACCAGGATATTGAAACCATTAAAGCCAGTCTGACAACTCATGAGTAA
- a CDS encoding SDR family oxidoreductase, whose protein sequence is MANIFDLSGKTALVTGCNKGIGRGMALGLAEAGADIIGVSASLELEGSAVEKDVKALGRNFKAYQADLSNRESTYAFVQKVKAENPVIDILINNAGTIMRKPAAEHPDEYWDKVLSINLDTPFLLAREFGRDMVQRGSGKIIFTCSLLTFQGGINVPSYAASKGALGSLVKALANEWAGKGVNVNGIAPGYIATDNTEALRNDADRSKSILDRIPAGRWGEPADFKGPVIFLSSDAGQYVHGTILTVDGGWMGR, encoded by the coding sequence ATGGCAAATATATTTGACCTCAGCGGCAAGACCGCATTGGTGACAGGTTGCAATAAAGGCATTGGCAGGGGCATGGCCCTGGGACTGGCGGAAGCAGGCGCTGATATCATCGGTGTATCGGCTTCGCTGGAACTGGAGGGCAGTGCCGTAGAAAAAGACGTGAAGGCCCTGGGCCGTAACTTCAAAGCCTACCAGGCCGATCTCTCCAACCGGGAGTCCACCTATGCTTTTGTGCAAAAAGTAAAAGCCGAGAACCCCGTTATTGATATCCTGATCAATAACGCCGGTACCATTATGCGGAAACCCGCAGCAGAACATCCCGATGAATACTGGGATAAAGTGCTGTCCATAAACCTGGACACGCCCTTCCTGCTGGCCAGGGAATTTGGTCGCGATATGGTGCAGCGCGGGTCCGGTAAAATTATCTTCACCTGTTCCCTGCTCACTTTCCAGGGTGGTATCAATGTTCCCAGCTATGCGGCCAGCAAGGGCGCACTGGGCAGCCTGGTGAAAGCGCTGGCCAACGAATGGGCCGGCAAGGGCGTGAACGTGAATGGCATTGCCCCCGGTTATATTGCTACCGACAATACCGAGGCGTTGCGCAATGACGCGGACCGGAGCAAATCCATCCTGGACAGGATACCTGCCGGCAGATGGGGTGAACCGGCGGACTTCAAAGGACCGGTCATTTTCCTGTCCTCCGATGCCGGTCAGTATGTACATGGTACCATCCTCACCGTTGATGGTGGCTGGATGGGCCGATAA
- the kduI gene encoding 5-dehydro-4-deoxy-D-glucuronate isomerase: MEIRFQQSPKETSSMDTQQLRDNFLMPGLMQDNQVNLVYSHYDRVIIGGAKPAGQAVELPNDPELRADYFLERREIGIINVGGAGTVEADGESFSLNKLDALYLGKGTKKVSFKSADAKAPAVFFLLSAPAHQTYPNRKLGKEEASPVELGDQSTANRRTIYKYIHAAGIQSCQLVMGLTVLNDGSVWNTMPAHTHTRRMEAYFYFDVPEQHRVFHFMGEPTETRHLLIGNHDAIVSPPWSIHSGCGTASYSFIWGMAGENYTFTDMDAVAIADLR, translated from the coding sequence ATGGAAATAAGATTTCAGCAAAGTCCCAAAGAAACCAGCAGCATGGACACCCAGCAGCTGCGTGATAATTTTCTGATGCCCGGCCTCATGCAGGATAACCAGGTCAACCTGGTGTATTCCCATTATGACCGCGTGATCATCGGTGGCGCCAAACCTGCCGGTCAGGCAGTGGAACTGCCCAATGACCCGGAGCTGCGGGCCGACTATTTCCTGGAACGCCGGGAGATCGGTATCATCAACGTTGGCGGCGCAGGAACAGTAGAAGCCGATGGTGAAAGCTTTTCCCTGAACAAGCTGGATGCCCTCTACCTGGGCAAGGGTACTAAAAAGGTCAGCTTCAAAAGCGCTGACGCCAAAGCCCCGGCTGTTTTCTTCCTGCTGTCGGCGCCTGCGCACCAGACTTATCCCAACCGCAAGCTCGGCAAGGAAGAAGCCTCTCCCGTAGAGCTGGGCGATCAGTCTACCGCCAACCGCCGCACCATTTACAAATACATCCATGCTGCCGGCATCCAGAGCTGCCAGCTGGTGATGGGCCTCACCGTACTGAATGACGGCAGCGTATGGAATACCATGCCTGCGCATACACATACCCGTAGGATGGAAGCCTATTTTTATTTCGATGTGCCTGAGCAGCACAGGGTTTTTCATTTTATGGGCGAACCAACAGAAACGCGGCACCTGCTGATCGGTAACCACGATGCCATCGTATCCCCGCCCTGGAGCATCCACTCCGGCTGCGGAACGGCCAGCTACTCCTTTATCTGGGGCATGGCCGGCGAAAACTATACGTTCACCGATATGGATGCCGTGGCCATAGCGGACCTGCGCTGA
- a CDS encoding MFS transporter, which produces MQQAIGKYRWTICALVFFATTINYLDRQVISLVKPHLDAEFGWNKSDYANITAVFQLAYALAMLGAGRLIDKLGTKIGYALSLILWSLAAIGHALIRSTTGFFVARAALGVTESGNFPAAIKATAEWFPKKERALATGIFNSGSNIGAIIAPLTVPFIAEALNWRWAFIITGAVGLVWLVFWFWLYEIPKKQKRLSQAEYDYIHSDADEAVEPAPVAAVEEPRVSWGKLLGFKQTWAFALGKFMTDGIWWFYLFWLPDFLTEQYGLTVTQISMPVAVVYTIAAFGSIFGGWLPMNFIKKHEWPVFKARKTSMLIYSLFVTPVVLAQVLGQMNMWYAILIIGLGTAAHQAWSANIFTTVSDMFPKKAVASVTGIGGMAGGLGGILISKSAGYLFDYYKGLGNIGTGYMIMFVICGVAYVAAWLVMHFLVPKMKRVEV; this is translated from the coding sequence ATGCAGCAAGCCATAGGAAAATACAGGTGGACCATCTGCGCCCTTGTGTTCTTTGCTACCACCATCAACTACCTCGACAGGCAGGTGATCAGCCTCGTGAAACCCCATCTGGATGCTGAGTTCGGCTGGAACAAAAGCGATTATGCCAATATTACTGCAGTGTTCCAGCTGGCCTATGCCCTGGCTATGCTGGGCGCCGGCCGGCTGATTGATAAGCTGGGCACCAAGATCGGGTATGCGCTCTCACTGATCCTCTGGAGCCTGGCCGCTATTGGTCATGCCCTGATCCGCAGCACCACCGGCTTCTTTGTCGCCCGGGCTGCCCTGGGTGTTACCGAGTCCGGCAACTTCCCCGCTGCCATCAAAGCCACAGCTGAATGGTTCCCCAAAAAAGAGCGGGCCCTGGCCACGGGAATCTTCAATTCCGGCTCCAATATCGGGGCTATCATTGCCCCGCTGACGGTTCCCTTTATTGCGGAAGCGCTGAACTGGCGCTGGGCCTTCATCATCACGGGTGCGGTGGGTCTGGTATGGCTGGTCTTCTGGTTCTGGCTCTACGAGATCCCCAAAAAGCAAAAAAGATTATCCCAGGCAGAATACGATTATATCCATAGTGATGCTGATGAAGCAGTGGAGCCGGCTCCTGTAGCAGCAGTTGAGGAGCCCAGGGTGTCCTGGGGCAAGCTGCTGGGCTTTAAACAGACCTGGGCCTTTGCACTGGGCAAGTTCATGACGGATGGCATCTGGTGGTTCTATCTTTTCTGGCTGCCGGATTTCCTGACGGAACAATACGGCCTGACCGTTACACAGATCTCCATGCCAGTGGCCGTGGTGTATACTATTGCAGCTTTTGGCAGCATCTTTGGCGGCTGGCTGCCCATGAACTTCATCAAAAAGCATGAATGGCCTGTATTCAAAGCCCGGAAGACCTCTATGCTTATCTACTCCCTGTTTGTAACGCCTGTAGTGCTGGCGCAGGTGCTGGGGCAAATGAATATGTGGTATGCTATCCTGATCATTGGATTGGGTACTGCTGCGCACCAGGCCTGGAGCGCCAATATCTTCACCACTGTTTCTGATATGTTCCCTAAAAAAGCAGTGGCTTCTGTAACGGGTATTGGTGGTATGGCCGGTGGCCTGGGTGGTATCCTGATCTCCAAGAGTGCGGGCTACCTGTTCGATTATTATAAAGGACTCGGAAATATCGGGACCGGTTATATGATCATGTTCGTCATCTGCGGTGTGGCTTATGTGGCGGCCTGGCTGGTGATGCATTTCCTGGTACCCAAAATGAAACGTGTAGAAGTGTAA